The Pyrenophora tritici-repentis strain M4 chromosome 2, whole genome shotgun sequence genome window below encodes:
- a CDS encoding P4Hc domain containing protein, translating to MSEVPKLSISNIWDGATNNIAQTISSLLTNAAYACGGTVKPSLPAAPVTIRWDAPHSIEKLTFPSPSDDPVVQKLVETTQPAGFGFQGKDIMDETYRKASKLDTSEFSINFCPYEVGIIDVIGQALLPRLPNSSQGILAKLYKLNVYQAPSGLFKPHIDTPRSGLQFGSLVVCLPCPHEGGQLVVRHQGQVTVFDWSGPARDVQWAAFYSDCEHEVLEVTSGYRITLTYNLYARCGLGEIAGHADALDVQQLPLYKEVKDALAQPEFMSEGESHLSGYLGKYCSHAYAHATTEGASALPAVLKGSDMIAFEVFRSLGVEVLVRPVLEHISNIDYGNPLDEILRTHHHVGKELGKPLKTEAVWGYGNNLLRQVYAEYPNTLIKVKWVNEPMNAIKSVQFGFALYGNEPSTEFVYSFCALLFKIMPYSERVELAMTKEGREAERKSIDAGQIQPD from the exons ATGTCTGAGGTACCCAAACTAAGTATTTCGAACATCTGGGATGGTGCGACCAACAACATCGCGCAGACAATATCCAGCCTCCTCACCAACGCAGCCTATGCCTGTGGCGGTACTGTTAAGCCTAGCCTACCCGCAGCTCCAGTCACCATCCGCTGGGATGCCCCTCACTCAATCGAGAAGTTAACATTCCCCTCCCCTTCCGATGACCCTGTGGTTCAGAAGCTTGTCGAAACTACTCAGCCCGCTGGGTTTGGCTTTCAAGGCAAGGATATCATGGATGAAACGTATCGGAAGGCGTCCAAACTCGACACATCGGAATTCTCAATCAACTTCTGCCCGTACGAGGTGGGGATTATCGATGTCATTGGTCAGGCTCTACTGCCTAGACTTCCGAACTCATCTCAAGGCATTCTAGCTAAGCTGTACAAACTCAAC GTCTATCAAGCCCCGTCGGGTCTTTTTAAGCCTCACATCGATACTCCGCGCTCAGGTCTACAGTTCGGATCGCTCGTCGTGTGTCTGCCCTGCCCACATGAAGGGGGTCAGCTTGTTGTCCGCCACCAGGGCCAGGTTACGGTTTTCGACTGGTCTGGGCCGGCCAGGGACGTACAGTGGGCTGCATTCTACAGCGATTGCGAGCATGAAGTCCTCGAGGTCACGTCTGGTTATCGCATCACCCTGACGTATAACTTGTATGCGCGTTGTGGCCTCGGTGAGATTGCCGGACATGCCGATGCACTGGATGTTCAGCAGCTACCGTTGTACAAAGAAGTCAAGGATGCGTTAGCTCAGCCGGAGTTCATGTCGGAAGGCGAGTCTCATCTCA GTGGCTATCTCGGCAAGTACTGCAGCCACGCTTACGCCCATGCCACTACGGAAGGCGCCTCCGCCCTCCCCGCTGTCTTGAAAGGTTCAGACATGATTGCATTTGAAGTCTTCCGCTCTCTCGGCGTCGAGGTGCTCGTCCGCCCGGTGCTCGAGCACATCAGCAACATCGACTACGGGAATCCGCTTGACGAGATCCTTCGCACCCATCATCACGTCGGCAAGGAACTCGGAAAGCCACTCAAAACGGAGGCCGTGTGGGGTTATGGGAATAACTTACTTCGGCAGGTGTACGCTGAGTATCCGAATACATTGATAAAGGTGAAGTGGGTCAATGAACCGATGAATGCAATAAAGAGCGTGCAGTTCGGGTTCGCACTA TATGGAAACGAACCCTCGACTGAGTTTGTGTACAGCTTCTGTGCGCTGCTCTTCAAAATTATGCCTTACTCTGAGCGGGTCGAA CTGGCGATGACAAAGGAGGGAAGAGAAGCAGAGCGCAAGAGCATCGACGCTGGTCAGATTCAGCCCGACTGA
- a CDS encoding Ank-2 multi-domain protein — MGLVEPPKDILIAVFHIATNCSRKLESGFELDRDAGIWKTIGTDIEDPETEEILEESAQGPIQSHPSEEHLLEPLNSLALDEEEYMWFTSHCVTSDIKQAALCLKSTNSAKTFLHRKDPNGNTALALACMKGQYDMVRFLSSVKVGENHVVLELSGGGLYTQWEERVKELGHKG, encoded by the exons ATGGGTTTAGTCGAGCCTCCGAAGGATATCCTAATAGCCGTCTTTCACATTGCCACAAATTGTAGCAGGA AGCTTGAGTCGGGATTTGAATTGGATAGAGACGCTGGTATCTGGAAAACAATTGGGACCGATATCGAAGACCCTGAAACAGAAGAGATCCTTGAGGAATCAGCGCAAGGACCTATTCAGAGTCATCCCAGTGAAGAGCATCTACTAGAGCCACTGAATAGTCTGGCGCTTGACGAGGAAGAGTACATGTGGTTTACATCCCACTGTGTCACCAGTGATATCAAACAAGCTGCACTTTGCTTAAAGAGCACGAATTCGGCCAAGACATTTCTTCACAGAAAGGACCCCAACGGAAACACTGCTCTAGCTCTAGCCTGCATGAAAGGGCAGTACGATATGGTCAGATTTctgtcaagcgtcaaggttggggaaaatcatgtcgtattagagctatcAGGAGGAGGTCTATATACGCAGTGGGAGGAGAGAGTGAAGGAGCTAGGCCAtaaag GATAA
- a CDS encoding insulin-degrading enzyme: MDEDLLLELENVTAQDVQQFFPQILAQCHVEVLAHSNLYKGEALEITDLVERTIKPKRLPANQAPTPRGLIWPSGSNFIYKKQLKDPGNVNHCIEYSLYAGHRYDIVMRAKLLLLGQMTDEPCFNQLRTIEQLGYNISSGASFHDIWSGYRILIESEKDCRYLEGRIENFFNIFEQMLNNMSEEEFEGHKRAMINKRLAKLKNLSSEDNRFWNHIYTDVDGATLEKLTKEDMIDFYSHYISTSSSQRSKLSVHLQAQAKAKEPSLDEKKTAPAAALKIVLTEHKIAANDQAFQARIKNASSNEAISDAVASHLTDDLIMEKEVADKALDEAKAALNVADSGFRAAPQALDVSADVKSVVDTSQPVLIEDVHAWKASMQASSAVRPVRNLEEFVEVTDKLQEKMLL, from the exons ATGGACGAAGACCTGCTCCTAGAGCTCGAGAATGTGACCGCACAGGATGTCCAGCAATTCTTCCCGCAGATCCTAGCGCAATGTCATGTCGAGGTGTTAGCACACAGCAACTTGTACAAGGGGGAAGCTTTGGAGATTACCGATCTCGTAGAGCGTACCATCAAGCCAAAGAGACTACCAGCGAACCAGGCGCCGACACCTCGGGGACTCATCTGGCCATCTGGAAGTAACTTCATCTACAAGAAGCAACTAAAGGATCCTGGAAACGTCAACCACTGCATCGAGTACAGCCTGTATGCTGGCCACCGCTACGACATCGTCATGCGCGCCAAGCTGCTGCTTCTTGGACAGATGACCGACGAGCCTTGCTTCAATCAGCTTCGCACCATCGAGCAGCTCGGCTACAATATATCTTCAGGCGCTAGCTTCCACGACATTTGGTCAGGTTACCGCATTCTCATTGAAAGTGAGAAAGACTGTAGGTACCTTGAGGGTCGCATTGAGAACTTCTTCAACATATTCGAGCAGATGCTGAATAATATGAGCGAGGAGGAATTTGAGGGCCACAAGCGTGCGATGATCAACAAGAGGCTGGCGAAACTCAAGAACTTGTCGTCTGAAGACAATAGGTTCTGGAATCATATTTATA CCGACGTTGATGGCGCGACTCTTGAGAAGCTCACAAAGGAGGACATGATCGACTTCTACAGCCACTACATATCGACATCGTCCTCTCAGCGCTCCAAGCTGTCAGTGCATCTCCAAGCACAGGCCAAGGCGAAGGAGCCCTCCCTCGACGAGAAGAAGACCGCCCCTGCCGCTGCGCTCAAGATCGTTCTCACAGAACACAAGATCGCAGCCAACGACCAGGCTTTCCAGGCCCGCATCAAAAACGCATCGTCCAACGAAGCTATCTCAGATGCCGTTGCCAGTCATCTTACCGACGACCTCATAATGGAGAAGGAAGTCGCTGACAAGGCCCTTGATGAGGCCAAGGCTGCACTGAATGTCGCTGACTCTGGTTTCCGAGCTGCTCCACAGGCCCTCGATGTGTCGGCAGATGTCAAGAGCGTAGTGGATACATCGCAACCAGTTCTCATCGAGGATGTACATGCCTGGAAGGCGAGTATGCAAGCCAGCTCTGCTGTGCGACCGGTACGCAACCTAGAAGAGTTTGTCGAGGTTACTGATAAGCTACAAGAAAAGATGTTGCTTTGA
- a CDS encoding 3'-5' exonuclease — protein sequence MATCLESTLIGTVSELRKFLSILSKSSALYLDIEGWNLSRHGTVSIITILAHPSNQAQLIDVSALGDLAFSTALEDGKTLQSILEDRSFCKYIWDVRNDANALWFHYGVSLGGITDLQLLENASRSDDKTYVRGLDKCVQNDLKLGFMKTNRWLRTKQDIKKLMCTDVFSIRPLEPKTIEYCQNDIIHLPALREIYIARIKPEWLDKAKEESEHRVTQARSPEYNPQSEGKKLGPWGSGSKGRILTIDQMCEMMEEEQEEAIERDLFGYDDDLEFLDGDDGWDQEGPGDYEDWGALHSDWDKY from the coding sequence ATGGCTACCTGTCTAGAGTCAACCTTGATTGGAACTGTCTCTGAACTCCGAAAGTTTCTCTCTATATTATCCAAATCCAGTGCGCTATACCTCGATATCGAGGGATGGAATCTCAGTCGCCATGGAACCGTCTCAATCATCACTATCCTTGCACATCCATCAAACCAAGCCCAACTCATCGATGTCTCGGCACTAGGTGACCTAGCCTTTAGCACAGCACTAGAGGACGGCAAGACTCTTCAGTCTATCTTAGAAGACCGCAGCTTTTGCAAATACATCTGGGACGTACGAAACGATGCTAACGCCTTGTGGTTCCACTATGGAGTGAGCCTTGGTGGCATTACCGACCTCCAACTGCTCGAAAATGCCTCGAGATCAGACGACAAAACCTACGTTCGCGGCCTCGATAAGTGTGTTCAGAATGACTTAAAACTTGGGTTCATGAAGACGAACCGCTGGCTTAGGACGAAACAAGATATCAAGAAGCTCATGTGCACCGACGTTTTTTCCATCCGCCCGTTGGAACCCAAGACAATAGAGTACTGTCAAAACGATATCATACATCTGCCAGCTTTACGTGAGATATATATAGCGCGTATAAAGCCTGAGTGGCTTGATAAGGCGAAAGAGGAGAGTGAACATCGCGTTACTCAAGCACGATCCCCTGAATACAACCCGCAGTCTGAGGGGAAGAAATTAGGACCTTGGGGCTCGGGCAGTAAAGGACGCATCCTTACGATTGACCAAATGTGTGAGATGATGGAAGAGGAGCAGGAAGAGGCTATCGAAAGAGATTTGTTTGGGTATGACGATGATTTAGAATTCCTCGATGGTGATGATGGATGGGACCAAGAAGGTCCCGGCGACTATGAAGATTGGGGCGCTTTACACAGTGATTGGGACAAATATTAG